AAAAATCTAGTTCTGAGTTTTAAGACCATGTTCATTTCATTTTTTCTAGAATATGCACAAGCATGCATATCATATATTGATAGGAGAAAATGGGTGGAAGAACCCTCCACCAGACCTTGTACATTTCATAGTTCTTAACAGCCCCCAGTTCTGGAGCTACTCTTATTTTGTGGCATTTCATTCTGCATTagtgttgtactccctccgttcggaaataAGTGgcatggttttagttcaaatttggaaCTAAAACCATGCCACTTATTTCCGAACGGAGGGAATATTCAGTACACATTCATTTCTCACTTTActctcaaaaagaaaaagaaatacaGTGCATATGCATACAGTGAAACTGAAGCATGACGTGTACTTGGCTGTTTCCTTATTGGTTGCAGAGAAGAAAAAGAGGCCAGAGCTTACCACTATCATAGCAGATTCATCTGGTGGAATGAAGGCTGATGATGTTGCTATGAAGGCTCTAAACGGCATCAAATCTGGGAGGTTTATTGTCCCCTGCAATTTCGAGGGAGCAATGTTAGCTATAGCCACTTCTGGTCTAACCCCCCAGAGTTCCCCGTTAATTGCATTCGTGGAGGTGATCGGTGCTGGACTGATGCGATTTGTAGCACTATGTTTCCAGTGGAATTGGTTCTCTACTATTGAGAACTGGTATGCCAAGAACAAGAAACATGGGTGAAAGCCCAAACTAGCCCTGGGATTCCCAGATTTTCATAGGACTTTATACAACCAATAATGTTCATTCTTATCCCTGGACTGAATGTATATCCCGGTTGTACTTTGGGATACAAAAATGTATATTTGGGTTATTATTTTTTACCAGATATACTTAGCACGTTGTACACTTGTACTGGACAGGAAGTTAAAAATCCCCTTTTGCCTGTGTTTTAATCTTTCTGTTATTGCTTGAAGTAATATAGGAGCAATATATGTACTAGGTAGAGGAACAAATATGGACTAGGCGTTTTGGCTCCCGGGCTGAGCCTGGGAGTGAACAAAAAAAATCGTGAAAAATACggaataaattcaaaaaattctgatttttttttgtGGAGAAAGATGACTGATTGCTTGATGTCTGTGCCAAATTTCAAGTTTCAGAGCATTTGGATGTCTGGGTTGCTGTGAGCACAAAAGTCAAATTTGGGGTATGTGAATAAGTTTAATGTTTGTGCACTTTCTGATTATttttttttgctgagagctactCCGATGTCCAAATGCTTTAAAATTCGGCACACACTTCACGTACTCAGACATCTTACATGGTCGCTAGGTGTGGATGTGCCTGGGCTCAGAATTGGATATTCGAACAATTATATACTACTACCTTCATTCCTAAATGTAAGACGTTTGGGCAGTTTATATATCAGTGCCAATTTTCTGGTGCCATTTCTAAATGAAAAATGCATCCACAGTTTCGTCTGTTTGACGAGGCAAAATCCATGATATCTGAAGCTTCATAAACAGCAGAAGTTTTGCTGTGGGTCGTCCAAATAAAGATCGACGGAGGCGATCACTTGGACTGCCCCGGAAGGTTACGGAGGGGGTCCCAGTCCCAGTCCTCGCCCCGCTCCCCCCAAAATCCCAATCCAGGCTCCTCGGAGATGTACACGGGCAACCCGCGGAGACGATGAGGCAGCCCGAGTGAGATAGAAGCAGCACAGCTTCCGGTCCTCGCCATCGATTCGCTCATGGCCTCCACCTCCTACTGCGCCACTCCATCTCCGTCCCTACGATGCTCTGCCGCCTTCTTCCCCAGCTTCGCTTCTCCGCCTCCCGTCCTCCGCTTCGCCGTTCCTCCGCTCCCCCCCCGCCGTCTCGCCATATCCCCACCCAGAGTTCCAATTCCAGCGGTGGCGTCAGCGCTGGAGTCCCTAGTGCAGGAGTCCGACGACGaggatgacgaggacgacgagtctgggCTGTTCAAGGACGAGGCGTGGGCGTCGGCCGACGAGAGGGACGCGGTGCGGTCGCCGGAGCTGGTGGTGCCCGAGCTGGAGGAGCTGCCCGAGCAGTGGCGCCGCTCCAGGATTGCCTGGCTCTGCAAGGAGCTCCCCGCCTACAAGCACTCCACCTTCACCCGCATCCTCAACGCCCAGCGCAAGTGGCTCACCCAGGAGGACGCCACCTACGTCGCTGTACACTGCCTCCGCATCCGCGACAACGACGCCGCCTTCCGGGTCAGTACCCTCGCAGGCTCACACACCCACCTCCCTCCCATAAGGCCATAACATGTTCGAGTAATTTGCTCTAACATATGTTCATCTGGTTTCTTGCTGCCCGTGAACTGTTCGACGAATTGCCGTAGCTGCATATACACGATGGGTCGATGGATCATAGATGTACTCGTTGGTTGTTTTCAGGTGTTTAGCTGGATGGAGCGGCAGCACTGGTACCGCTTCAACTTTGCGCTTGCCACAAGGGTGGCGGATTTTCTCGGCAGGGAAGGCAAGGTTGAGAAATGCCGGGAGATGTTTGAGGCAATGGTCAAGCAGGGCCGTGTGCCTGCCGAGTCCACCTTCCACATACTGACTGTTGCGTACCTCAGTACGCCCAGGGGACGGTGCCTCGAGCATGCTTGCACTATCTACAACCAGATGATACAGATGGGCGGCTACAAGCCACGCCTCAGCCTTCACAACTCATTGTTCCGCGCACTTGTGAGTAAGACAGGAGGAACTGCAAAACACAACCTCAGGCAGGCTGAGTTCATCTACCACAATCTGGTCACCACCAATCTTGAGGTGCACAAGGAGGTCTATGCTGGGCTCATCTGGCTTCACAGCTACCAAGATGTCATTGATAGAGACAGGATCATAGCTCTTAGGAAGGAAATGAAGCAGGCTGGTTTTGATGAGAGTATTGATGTGCTGGTGTCAGTCATGCGGGCCTTCTCCAAAGAAGGGAGGGTTCAGGAAACAGAGGCAACATGGCATGAAATTCTCCAGAGGGGTTCAGAACTTCCTGCTCAGGCCTATGTCTGCCGAATGGAGGTTTATGCTCGAACTGGTGAGTCTATGAAATCCCTGGATATATTCAGAGAAATGAAGAGGCAAAGTATACCCCCAAACGTTGCAACTTATCATAAGATAATTGAGATAATAGCAAATGCTGAGGAGATAGATGTTGCGGAACAACTTATGGATGAATTTTCTGAGAGTCATATGAAGCATCTGATGCCAGCATTTCTTGCCCTGATGTACATGTATTTGGATCTTGATATGCATGAGAAATTAGAACTAACATTCTCGAAATGCCTTGCTAGGTGCCGTCCAAATAGAATCTTGTACACCATCTATCTAGAATCACTGATAAGGGCTGGAAATGTCGAGAAAGCTGAGGAGGTCTTCGATGAAATGCACAAAAAAGGGACGATAGGTACTAACGCAAAATCTTGCAACATCATGCTAAGAGGTTATATTTCTGCAGAAGACTATCAGAAAGCTGAAAAGGTTTATGATATGATGTGTAAAAAGAAGTATGATGTACAAGAAGATTTGTTGGAAGAACTTCAGACTGGTCTCCGTCTTGGTAAGAAAGTCGCTGTTAAGCCAAAACCCGTGAGCATGAAGTTGGATCAAGAGCAGCGTGAGATTTTAATTGGTTTGCTTCTGGGAGGCACACAGATTGAATCTCATGCACAGAGAGGGGTCCATATTGTCCATTTTAAGTTCCAGGAAGATTCTGATACCCATTCGGTCTTAAGGGTGCACATTCATGAGCGTTTCTTTGAATGGCTGACTTCAGCAAGCAGATCATTTGAGGATGAGAGCAAGATACCTTATGAGTTTTCAACCATACCTCATTTACATTTTGGTTTCTTTGCTGATCAGTTCTTTCTAAAAGGTCAGCCTGTTCTCCCAAAGCTTATCCACAGGTGGTTATCTCCACGTGTTCTAGCATATTGGTTCATGTTTGGAGGCTTCAAACTCTCATCAGGTGATATCGTTCTCAAGGTCAGTGGTGGGAACAGTGAGGGTGTTGAAAGAATTGTAAACTCCTTGCATGCACAGTCGTTACCTAGTAAAGTGAAGAGGAAAGGGCAATTCTTCTGGATAGGTTTTCAGGGGAGCAATGCCGATTCTTTCTGGAAAGTTATAGAACCTTATGTATTGGACGGTTTCTTGGGTTTGACAACACAGGAAAGCGGCACCGCAGGTTCTGGTGATGACCAAGAAACTGATACTGATTCTGATGATGATGCTCATAAGGAT
The sequence above is a segment of the Aegilops tauschii subsp. strangulata cultivar AL8/78 chromosome 6, Aet v6.0, whole genome shotgun sequence genome. Coding sequences within it:
- the LOC109744845 gene encoding pentatricopeptide repeat-containing protein OTP51, chloroplastic gives rise to the protein MASTSYCATPSPSLRCSAAFFPSFASPPPVLRFAVPPLPPRRLAISPPRVPIPAVASALESLVQESDDEDDEDDESGLFKDEAWASADERDAVRSPELVVPELEELPEQWRRSRIAWLCKELPAYKHSTFTRILNAQRKWLTQEDATYVAVHCLRIRDNDAAFRVFSWMERQHWYRFNFALATRVADFLGREGKVEKCREMFEAMVKQGRVPAESTFHILTVAYLSTPRGRCLEHACTIYNQMIQMGGYKPRLSLHNSLFRALVSKTGGTAKHNLRQAEFIYHNLVTTNLEVHKEVYAGLIWLHSYQDVIDRDRIIALRKEMKQAGFDESIDVLVSVMRAFSKEGRVQETEATWHEILQRGSELPAQAYVCRMEVYARTGESMKSLDIFREMKRQSIPPNVATYHKIIEIIANAEEIDVAEQLMDEFSESHMKHLMPAFLALMYMYLDLDMHEKLELTFSKCLARCRPNRILYTIYLESLIRAGNVEKAEEVFDEMHKKGTIGTNAKSCNIMLRGYISAEDYQKAEKVYDMMCKKKYDVQEDLLEELQTGLRLGKKVAVKPKPVSMKLDQEQREILIGLLLGGTQIESHAQRGVHIVHFKFQEDSDTHSVLRVHIHERFFEWLTSASRSFEDESKIPYEFSTIPHLHFGFFADQFFLKGQPVLPKLIHRWLSPRVLAYWFMFGGFKLSSGDIVLKVSGGNSEGVERIVNSLHAQSLPSKVKRKGQFFWIGFQGSNADSFWKVIEPYVLDGFLGLTTQESGTAGSGDDQETDTDSDDDAHKDGSEE